GGAAGGCCTTAATCCCAATGAGGGAGAAAAAGTATCCCACAGATGTACAAAACGCAACCCTCTAGCATTCACATATTGGTGGGATACTGGAAGTTGTAGGATAAAAGTCACAGAAGAACCATTGGTTAGTGCAATGATATAACAAcatgttactgggcccctcagcaaattcaatttatgtCCCAAAACATTGGGTGACCTGACCCTTGCATTGAGAATCAGGATGAGGCTTAAAACAATGTGCCACATAGAAAAAAATCATTATGTGCAATTGATTAGTTCATTAATGTTCCTATGATAATAACATCATACTTACCAATCTGCCAGCCTGATTGTTGTGCAGGTTTACCAGGTATTTCAGGTCTCTCCCTCTCTCACTGGAGTCCACAAACTCTCTTCCAATAAACCGGCCAAATTCAATGTTGTCGCTGCATCCACCccagtgccagtctgggcctcCGGGACCCCTTCTTCGGTAATCACATGAACAAGACTCAATGGAACCTTCTGAGCACGAGCGAGCTACAGAATGAGTTACTCCTGCACTGGTGATGGCAAATACAAAAGCTGTTTCTCGGCAGCCTGGGAAAGGATAGAAAGACATATTAGCAATAGGCACTCACTGAGGAACAAAACTGCCAAACACACCGCTGGTTCATCAAAGCTTCCACTGTCATTAAATCACTCCCCTTCATATTTTTAGTCTTGTaacaaactacaggtatgggatccgttattcggaaacctgttatccagaaagctcagaattatggaaagcctgtctcccatagactccattttaaacaaataattcagatgtttaaaatggatttcctttttctctgtaataataaaacagatactactaactaagacataattaatccttattggatgcaaaataatcctattaagtttaataaatgttttttagtagacttaagatatggagatgcaaattacagaaagaccccttatccggaatacccttggtccagagcattctggataacgagtccaatacctgtactgtcttaATTTCTCCACATTGCTCAATGCTAATAATTTCATCTTTTGTTATATCTttcttttactttatttacttttactTGAGCTCTCTCTGTCAATGACTTTCTCCTAAATAAATGTGATCTTTGTGCAGAATTACcaaaagaaacatgttttattgTATGTTTATAGACAAATTAAGTAAACTAGACCCTGCTTTTAAATATTGTAGATTTTACCTTTAATATCCCATCCTCATCTGTCTTTTATAACCAATACTAATGCCTAAAAATCACCTTGGCACAACTGGATAGCCATGGTCCATTTTCCACTTATTCCTCATCACTCTGGATTGGGGACACTTACCTCTGTTAATTATCTTTCCAAACACTTGGTTTCCAGTTCCAGTGGGGCAATTCCAGCGCCGGTTCCTAAATTGCCATTTGCACTCTCGGATAGCACTGTGTAGGCCTCGGGTTATACTCTGGAGGATTCCTGGGTTCTGGCGAATTAAACGTTTTTGCCTCCGACTGAGAAGCTGCAGACTAGGATCCAGTACCAAAGGAACAGGTTGAGCGTCTGACCCAGGAAGAACATTCCCTGCAGAAGCCACGTTCACTATCCCCCTGCAAAATATAAGGCAGTTAGGCCAAACAAATCTTACAAGTTATTGCTTCCAGGGTTAGAGTTTTCATTGCAAAGACACTGATTATATTTAATGGATGGCAAATAAACACTTGAAGGggcccatttttttctaaatatgtaaCATACAGGTATTTGTATACCATGACAGAATAAATGAAGTTAATAAATAGAGTTAGGGAAGGGAGTGCCAGAATCCCCAATAGCTTTTAGCTGTGCATCACAGTACAACCATCCCATATATATAGTGTTGGCTATTACCCCGCAGTGCTAGAAGAAGCACACTCTAAATATATGAAGCTGTTCTGGCTGTTTGTACCATCATTGTGAAACCAGTGAACCATGGAATACCGGCTACTGGAACAAGCAGTAAATGTTTCACATATTccagtgatttacatttaaaAGCAGTGCATGGGGTACTTTGGGTAAGATGCAAACTGCTTATACTGTTcattttttaaaaccaaaagagactgtgtattatattatagAAGCCACTGTATATCCGGGAGCAGCTTCTGATACAGTGTAAGTTGGATACAGTGTAATGCTAGCAGTGGTGCAGATAAATTCTGAAAGTCGTGTACACTTCACAGCTGAATTATTATTCAATTTTAATAATTATGTGGAATTACAGAAGtcttgtgctatatatatatatataataagttctTGGAGGTGCACTCCCACAGCCATAAATGTCAATGTGACCAGTGGAGTGAAGTGCTACTTACTGACTATATATATGGAACCAAACCAAAGCAGGGTGTATTAAGTGTTAATACTTAGTACTGGAATAGAGACAGATAGGATTTCTGGCTATTAACTAAGCACTAAGGATTAAACCAGCacagcaggtacaggtatgggatctattatacagaatgcttgaaACATGGGGTTTTAAAGATAAGGGGTTGTTCCATTATGTGCAGCATCACttcataagtctactaaaaagccttttatcattaaaaaaagtgTGATTATTTTGCCATTAACATGAATTTgtgaagatgatgatgattattatagagtaaaatcaagttatttaaaaatgtgtgatTGTTTATTTTAATAGGAAACTATGGGAAATGTTGTGATATTTCAAAGCATTCCAGGTAATTGATTTCCAGACAATAGGAGTAGTACACTATGTGCCTATACTGTGCAAGCTGAATGTACATGCTCTAATGTAAGAACGATTTCAGTTCAGAGACTGAGCATTCTGTAACTGTGAGAGAAAAATGGTTATTCTCACAATTAAAGTGGATataaaacccaatagaattttgcctaatttaagaaaatgtaatttgtaataaATGATTCCATTATACATTAATTGCAGATTTGCAGTGGTTTTGGATTTATTTAGAAAAGTAATTGCAACTGAAATCGCAACTGACCCTCTCTGTTCTCTGGTCCTgatattttaaacaatttaactAATTCCAGTTCTCCTCCATCCAAGACAGATCTAATAATCAGCTGATTTCTACTTCGTTGTTGCAAAAGTATGAGCCTCCAGGCACTGTATTCAGTAGCAAATACAATAACATTATATAACTTCaacacaaataaacattttaattaatttatattggtaagtaacttgcttagaattacattttcttccattaggcacatttttctttttgggtAGCAATCCCCTTATatggatatctatctatctatctatatatctatctatctatcatctatctatcatttatctatatgtatatctatctatctatctatatgtatctctatctatctatatattacctatctatatgtatatctatctatctatctatctatctatctatatatctatccatccatctatctatctatcatttatctatatgtatatctatctatctatctatatgtatctctatctatctatctatctatatattacctatctatatgtatatctatctatctatcatctatccatctatatatctattatctatctatctagctagctagCTATATGTATACTAGCcatctatctatatgtatatctatctatctatctatctatctatctatatatctatctatgtatttatctatctaggTAACAGTAACTTTGAGTGATATATAGACTGATTATACTATAACTGTGGAAGAAGTACAGGCCggttatactgtatactgtacaggtatcaTATATTGTACGACAGTAAGGGTAGGAAGGACAGGCTGgctgaatatattgtaaataagGGAGAGGGTCAGGCTGAATATACTGTAACTTTAGGCCAAGTACAGGTAAAATATACTGTAATTCTGGGAGAAGTACAGGCTGAATGTAGGTTAAATTTGGGAGAGTTACAGGTCTGTAGGATAAATACACTATCTCTGGGACAGGGACAGGCTGAATATTCTGTATCTATGGGGCAAGTACAGCATGAATATAATATATCTCTGCAAGAAATATGTGCTTTATATACTGCCTTAAAGGATAAATGAAACTAGTGAGTGCAGAAATGTATGCAGCAGCTGAAAGCTGTCATTTTAGAAGCAATACCAATTGCCTACATTGTAATTTTGGCTTCGGTGCTTTTGGTTTGTCTATAATTTTGGTAAAATGTGCGGTAATTTTGATACACAAGGTGTTGGTGAAGAGCAGCTCTGGGTGTAAAAAAGCCATAGGAAAAGGGATGACACCGGTACAGCAGGTAGGCTAATAGGGTAATACTGGGATGATTTGCACAGGGAGCAAGGGAAGGGATTGCACTCACTAGCAAACCGCAGAGAACTGCCAATGCCCTGACATCTGGTTGCAGATGCAGAAAGCTAAGAATCAGTTCAGTTGCCCTAATGTCATTTCAGATTCTCCCATTCACAAATAGGatcataaatatgaatgtcagtTTTCAGCATCGGATACTATAGAGGAAAGTGCGAGTAGTAAGTGCCACACAGAGCTGCTTTGCGCCTCAGGGACACTGCGGTCTGTGAGTCAGTTTGGAACCGTGTCATTTACACAACAGGGAGATCTAGGAAAGTAAAGCAGATACCAAGGTAAAATGACTAGCATGAAACCGAGCATATGGGCATTGCCTTGTCTTGCGTGTGTCCTTCCAACTCCTGCTGAACTACAAACCCCACCATACACATTTGCTATTGTAGTTAGACAGCTGGAGTATAACTCTGCCCAGATTTGCCCTTTGCGTTACTTACCACCATTTCCCGCTGTTATTCACTGCGATGGTGTTGGACAGAGAAGAAAAGGCCAAAACCCACAGAGTCTTCAGGCCGACCAGGAAGGTGAGGATCCTCATTGCTGGGAGACAGGGTGCACCCAAGGCAGGAACAGCAACAGGTGGGAAGGGTCGGCGGGGTGGGCCCAGGGGGTTATACCTGAGCTTCTAGTCAGAGCAGCCCCGATAAAGAATGCCAGGACAGGGGATGAAGAATGCCAGCAGAAATAGTGCCCACAGTTGGACAAGTCTGACTTAATTCTAGCTGAGCAACGTGAGAGGTTCGGTGAGTCGCCACCAGACCCGGCAGTTCTGAGAGCAGTTCTGCAGAACCCGGTAAGCGCTAACTAAGTCGCACTAAATAAGTCGCACTAAATAAGTAGACCTCGGCTTAGCCTAACAATAAGGGCCGGGGAACATAGTCTGCTCCTACTGTGTAGGTGACACAGCGGTCAGGAGCTGTCTTTCCATCAGAGAAGgccagagagaaagagaggtggGGAGAGAGATTAATACCCTTAATGTCCATAGAGCCCAGCTCAGTCATTGTACAATTCCTCCCCAATCCTTCTCTGCATGACAGCCACTAAATCCAAGGCAGAGGGGGCAATCCTCCCACCCCCACATCTCCACATTTTACTCAGCAATGTTGAGTGGGTGAAAATATCATCAAAAGccgtttttttcccttttgcgTCCTATGTGTCACCCAACTGTAAGTCTCCAGTGATCTGCTAAATGAGAGTTTTGTGGCCCTGGCAGATACTGGCCATAGAGCAGATAGGCACAACTCCCTGCGATCTCTTGCCCTGCATGATTGGCATTGGCAGTGTTTGCAGAGAGCGACTTTATTTCTCCAGATCCCACGTTTTTCTCTCCCTCGCCCCTGCCTGAAATATCCTATCTCTCTGCCTCTGTCCAGGGAAGGAGCTGAGCATCTCTGAGGTTTCTCTGGTGGCTTTctccctttttacttttttttcactttttcttttttggcAGGAGTTCTACATACTGTACGTCATTCTGGTTAAATGCTCCTGTTACCAACATGCTGTGTCTCAAGCGTGGGGATGCCTGTCCATCAAGTTAAAGGGCTACatcaccttaaaatgaacttttcgTATTCAATCAACaattcttttcaattggtctttttttttaacttttagtggttttttttatttttttgttctgcagctgttATCTGTTGCTATGAATtaattaccctggcaaccagaggGAAGTCCAAATAGAAGATGAATAGTAGggggcttaaaaagaaaaaaaaaatcagtaaaaataagaataatattaTACTTAAAACCTCACTGTCAattggtagggatgtagcgaacctcaaaaaaaaagttcgcgaacttccgccgaaaattgcgaatattcgcgaactttgcgaaccccatagacttcaatgggaaggcgaactttaaaaaatagaaaagccatttctgcccagaaaactgattttaaagttgtttaaagggtgccacgacctggacagtgacatgctggagggggatcaagggcaaaaacctctgaaaaattgacacacgccgtttttcgaaatgatcggtaattttgcgactttttcgtatttttcggcgctttcgtaaagttatcgtaagttttgcgactttttcggagctttcgtaacgttatcgtaagttttgcgactttttcggatcattcgtaccgttatcgtaagttttgcgactttttcggatcattcgtaccgttatcgtaagttttgcgactttttcggatcattcgtaacgttatcgtaagttttgcgactttttcggatcattcgtaacgttatcgtaagttttgcgactgtttcggatcattcgtaacgttatcgtaagttttgcgactttgtcgtaccgttatcgtaagttttgcgattttttcggagaattcgtaccgttatcgtaagttttgcgattttttcggtgccggcgaacccaaattgcgaacatcacgaaaagttcgcgaatttgcggacttgcgaacacccgatgttcgcgcgaattagttcgccggcgaacagttcgctacatctctatcaatTGGCTGTTTtgtttccagggtcagtgacctccaatAGCCAGACAGTACTATAAGAGCCAGAATTAGTAggatattaattaaaaaaaagaaacttacaaaataaattatgaagaccaactgaaaagttgcttagattggGTCCAGCTATAacaaaagttaattgaaaggtgagctttttcttttaagaaaaagTAAGAATCATAGAATGATTTCTATGGCTACTGTATTAAAATAGAGTGAAAGGGGTTGTTAGGGCTCTATCTTTCATGTATCTATCTGCCCAATTAAGTAGtaccaaaatacaaaaatgtccACAGAAGGGTTGgttctatcctcttgtctcttttgtaactgtaccttgtaattatttttatttattattatactttgtatttttctattattattttaacaaccccctgttgtattaatctgttCTACTGTAAAGTGCAGCGTACATaagttgcactttataaataaagatatacatacatatatatatatatatacatacacacacacttataatGTGCTATACATGAATACACATTCAATATATAAAGCTCTGTACACTCCAGACCTGATCTTGGCAAACTGATTTGTTGTTCTGTAGACAGGGTTGGACAGGTCTGGCGGGGGGGGGCGCTGGGAGAAAACCTGTTGGGCCCTGGCTCTCATGGCCCCCACCTACCCAGGTCCACTCCCCTGTCTATGCTGCCCCAACAAAGATTAAGAGTAAGGAGGCAGAAGTTACGTGATGTGGCACGTGCTCActcactcgggggggggggggtgggatgtgaGGGGGGCCCTTTAAGTTGCAACCCCGGTGGGCCACTGCTGCCCCAGTCCAACAGTGTCTGTAGAGCTAGCAATCAAATTTCAGTTGAAGATAAGTGCATTGCCCAAGGTAAAAAAAAGAGATGAAAAGGAAATTAACCCAGGCTTTCCATTGTCACATTACACTGCCTGAGTCTCTTTCCCACTGGGATACAGCTTCTTTATCATTTCTGTTTCATTAAAGTGACAGCAACATTAACATTTGAGGTGGTCTTATATAAAGAGCATATTGTTACTTTACTAGACTCCGTCTCACGCACTccattttatttcctgttatatCCCTCTCTCTACTGATTTACAGCAGCACATATCTGCCCCATAGAATGTTCAACATATATGTTATCTGTAAATAATATAATGTGCTTTACATATGCAGTGCAGGGAGCAACCCCAAATAATGGCATGTGTGTTAGCTAATAGAGGGTGTAAAGTTGTATAGTTTTCACACACACACTCGCCACCGAGGCTGCAACATGGTGCTTAAGAATCAGGATACGTAGATTTACTGAGAATAGGAATTGCACtcagaaaagttgcttagagtgtTTAAACCCTTTATTTAGCCACAGAGAGTAAAACCATTAGTTAATAGGGGGCACAGCTTTTACTGAGTCATGTAGATGAACAACAGTTCTGTCGCATGCACAAAATATTTACATAGATTCATTTTTGTGGCACAGAACAAAATATTCCGGTAGTTACAAAATATTTCATTGATTCCTTTCTGTGGCACATTCCAAATTATTTCAGCGGTTCAGTTCCAAACCATGCTCCAAATTTAAAGGAGATTTAGTTCTGtggcactgtataaatattttagtaGATTCAATTATGATGCGCACTACAAAATATTCCAGTAGATTCAGTTCTGTGGCACATTACAAAATATTTCAGTGGTTCAAAATGGTACGAAATATTCCAGTAAATTTACTGTTAATTACCAATATATTGCAGTGGTTCTGTCCTGTGGTGTACGACAAAATATTTCAGTAACTTCCCTTCTCTGGCAAAATATTTTGGTGGTTCTGTTCTGTGGCACACTACAAAATATTTAAGTACATTTATTTCTGTGGCTTACTACAAAATATTCTAGTTGATTCATTTTTCTGTATCATtgtaaaatattgttaaaaaatgtataattggtTCAGTTATTTGATACATAAGAAATATTAAAGTGGGTTCATTTCTGTGTCTGTAGCAAAATACTAAACATTTAAGTAGATTACATTTTGTGACATG
This sequence is a window from Xenopus tropicalis strain Nigerian chromosome 2, UCB_Xtro_10.0, whole genome shotgun sequence. Protein-coding genes within it:
- the wnt1 gene encoding proto-oncogene Wnt-1 isoform X2; the encoded protein is MSREGKSRGIVNVASAGNVLPGSDAQPVPLVLDPSLQLLSRRQKRLIRQNPGILQSITRGLHSAIRECKWQFRNRRWNCPTGTGNQVFGKIINRGCRETAFVFAITSAGVTHSVARSCSEGSIESCSCDYRRRGPGGPDWHWGGCSDNIEFGRFIGREFVDSSERGRDLKYLVNLHNNQAGRLTVLTEMRQECKCHGMSGSCSLRTCWMRLPPFRSVGDALKDRFDGASKVTYSNNGSNRWGSRSDPPHLEPENPTHALPSSQDLVYFEKSPNFCSASEKNGTPGTTGRICNSTSLGLDGCELLCCGRGYRSRAEKVTERCHCTFHWCCHVTCLNCTSSQIVHECL
- the wnt1 gene encoding proto-oncogene Wnt-1 isoform X1, whose protein sequence is MRILTFLVGLKTLWVLAFSSLSNTIAVNNSGKWWGIVNVASAGNVLPGSDAQPVPLVLDPSLQLLSRRQKRLIRQNPGILQSITRGLHSAIRECKWQFRNRRWNCPTGTGNQVFGKIINRGCRETAFVFAITSAGVTHSVARSCSEGSIESCSCDYRRRGPGGPDWHWGGCSDNIEFGRFIGREFVDSSERGRDLKYLVNLHNNQAGRLTVLTEMRQECKCHGMSGSCSLRTCWMRLPPFRSVGDALKDRFDGASKVTYSNNGSNRWGSRSDPPHLEPENPTHALPSSQDLVYFEKSPNFCSASEKNGTPGTTGRICNSTSLGLDGCELLCCGRGYRSRAEKVTERCHCTFHWCCHVTCLNCTSSQIVHECL